Genomic window (Melioribacteraceae bacterium):
CTACGGTTATATAAAAGGATATAATCCAGTAGATGCGCTTTATAGTGAGCCATTTACATCAATTGGAGGGATTATTGAAAAAAATTCTATCTATCCTGAAAATGAGGAATTTGCGATTCCGGACAAATTAAGAGCGTTATATAATCAGAAAGAATTTGGACAATATACCAGCAAGAAGAGTGGTAAACTGCCGATTGCGATGTTGTACAATATGGATACAACCGGCGGTAATTCAGGTAGTCCTATTTTAGATGCTTACGGAAGATTTATTGGAGTCAATTTCGACCGTGCTTTTGAAGCCACTATAAATGATTTTGCATGGAGTGAATCATACAGCCGATCGATTGGGGTTGATGTTCGTTATGTATTATGGGTTATCGACAAATTTTCCGGAGCTCAAAATATTCTCGATGAATTAAAACTGTAAACAAATAATAGCCGTAGAGACGCCATATATGGCGTCTCTACAACATTACAAATTATAACCTGATTATTTACTGAGCAGATAATCAGTCATCTTACCTAAATCTTTAACATCCAAATTCCCATAAGAGGGCATCATAATATTTTTGTAAGTGATTTTATATTCTTTAAATCGGCTATCCCCGCTATATGAAGATGGATTACGCAAGTAATTTATCAAATTGTCTCTCGACCAATTTTCCTGTAAATTGGCAAGGGCCGGACCCATCTTAGTACCTTGTAATTCCCCGCCATGACAAGTTGTGCAATTATTTTTTTTAATAAGTGCCAACCCATCTAGTTCTTGTGATTGGGCAGCGGGTTCATTGGTATAGTTTTCAGGAAGAGTAGCGTAATCATCCTCTTTTTTAGTTACTCTACCTAAAATAAAAAGTAGTAAAAATAATCCGAGAAATGCCGCAATCCATTTTTGTGCGTTAGTCATGTTATCCTTTATTTTTTTACAAATGATTAATTAATTAAAATTACCGTACCTAATTTATTGAAGAGTTATCTCTTTATCATAATATTCTTTATAACGTGCAATTGCTTTGTAGATAGCAGTCGCAATTTCATTTTGACCTTTTGTGCTGGCCAAATAGGTTTCATCTTTCCTATTTGAGAGAAAGCCGGTTTCAATTAAAACACTCGGCATCGAAGCACCAACTAAAACATAAAAACCAGCCTGTTTAATTCCTAAACTTGGTATTGAAGTATATTTTTTCCAATCACTATTTAATAAATCCGAAAACTTTTCCGAAAACCTCATATATTGAGAATGTGCCATACTCACAAGAATAAAATTCTCATCTGTCAATTTTTGATACCTATCAGGATTTTCTTCATACTTAATTACACTATTTTCAAATTCAGCAATTTTAATGGCACTTTCAGTTCTTCCCGGTCTAAGCAAATATACTTCAAAACCACGATGCGCAATATCTTTTTGTACAGTTGAATTACAATGAATTGAGATAAATAGTTTACCCTCGTTTTCATTGGCAATTTTTCCTCTTTTATATAACTCAACAAATTGGTCGGTCTTCCTTGTATAAACTACTTTTACTTCGGGTAAGTTTTGCTGAATTAATCCCCCTAATTTTAGGGCTATTGCCAGATTAATATCTTTTTCTCGAACGCCTGTAACACCAATTGCACCGGGGTCTTTACCGCCATGCCCGGCATCAATTACAATTACATCAAAAAGCCATTTCTTTTTTTGATCGGTGGTTTCTTTACTTCCAACAAATAACTGATTTCTTAAAGTAATAACAATATCGTTTGATTCAGGTTCAATGAACGAATCGGCTCCAGAGTAGCCCTCGTTTAATAAAAATTCAAGTTGAGTAATATTTTGGGGCATTAGAGTCTGTTTAACACTTTTTACTAATCCGGCTGGAATTACCTTTTCGGCTAGCCCCGGTATAACACTTATGTTAGGAAAAAAAACGAAAAGTATACCATTGCCAATTGAATTGCGAGGAATATTCAATTTTTTATTTGTCTTAAATCGGATTAAAGTACCATTACTTTTTTCCTCAATAAGTATATTTTCGATATCATACTTAGAGAAAGAACTTGCTGATTTAACAGGAGCAGAATCCTTTTTATTTGGTTGGTCGGGCTGAGATTTTGTAAATAGCGATGAGTAGTTTACTATATTTTTAGTTAAGGTTAGCTTTTTTGTTCTGTCATTATAGTCCAGCATTTTCCCATGCACAGCAGCAAGATATTCTAACGAAGCATTGAGGGGAATAAAAATATCATCCTTTAATAACAAGGGAGCTGTAAAAATTTGAAAGGTATTAAACGATTTATCTGTTCTATTCGTTATGACTATAAAATTACTTTTTGCCGTAAATTTAATTATATAATCGGAAAATTTTAATTCAACTTTCGCGGTTTCCTCATTATAAAATATAGAAGCTCCCATCAATACAGTAAGTTCTCGAGAAGATACATAATCCACACCATTTCTTGTAATAAAAGAAAGATTCGATGGTACTCCTTCATTATCTACGGTTACCTTATATAATCTCTGCGCCTGTAATAAGGAGGAGATAAAAAAAATCAATATTAAAATTTTAGATTTGTTCACTAGCTAACCGATAAATGGGAAAATAAAACCGCTCTTTTTCTTAAATAATTTGAACTCCTCACCGAAATGATCGGCGAGCATCTTCTCTTCAAGTTTTGCTCGCAGCATAAATAAAGGAAGCTCAACAAATATGGCTAACGGCATAATTAAAAAATTCATTAGGGCCAAACCTGCACCGAAATCACTCAAAATTTGACTAATATATTGTGGATGTCGAACAAAGCCGTAAATACCTTTTGTGATAAGCTTATGTTCCTTTAGAATTACAACATCTTGCGAATAATAACTCTTTAATGATTTAAATGATAACACCTGTACCCACGAAAATATTATAAACATTAGTAATCCTATAATTCTTAAGTTCGCATACTCCTCCTTAATATTTTGTGGGAGCGATCCAATATCAAAAATTCCCAGTATTGTAATTATTAAAATTAATGCCGAGATATTTGGGGGAACCTTCTGCAAATAACTTTTTGGTCTCTCAACTAATTTAGTTAATGATGTTTTTATCCCCTTTTTTGCACCTGACCAATTAGCACTAATTGACACAAAAAGATTTATTGCAGTAATCAGATTAATTGGATCCATTCATACAACCTGTTATTTTTATGCGTTAATATACAAACTTTACGTTTTATTGAGTTGGGCAAAACTGCGCCTATCTCATTTTGTTACATGTAATATTTACTGAAAAACCGGGGAAGTTTTGTAATCTTTATGAAAATGAGGAAAAACACAATCTTATTTATTGCACGATTTTTGAATAGTAACAGAGTTATGAAATTTTTATTTTACACCAAAATTATTGAGCGCTAGATGGGAACGGGACAAATGATGTTAACAGTCGGGGCAATGCTTCTGTTAGCGATGACTATATTAACTGTTAATCGTGGATTCCTTACTACAGATTCCTCTATGATGCAAAACAGATACGATATTATGTCAGTCTCGCTCGCCACTTCTCTCATTGAGGCAGCTATAAGACTTCCATTCGATAATAAGACTGACGGTGCCGCAGTAACCTCTCCCTCATCATTAACTTCGGTTAGTGCATTGGGCATTGAAACCGGTGAGAGTAGAAATTTGCCGGGGGATTTTAACGACTTTGATGATTATAATTGCTACAAAACTAATCCAAAAATTGATACCGTGAGCTACTCGGGGACTAACAGAACCGCATTTTTTAGCTCCCTAATTCGTGTTGATTATGTTAGCGCAAATGATCCTTCAGTCATTTCAACCGTTCCAACTTATCACAAAAGAATACTTGTAAAGGTTTTTACACCGGGTCTTCAGGATACAATATCGATGTCAACAGTTTATAGTTATTGGTATTTTAGGTAGGATAAGAAGATATGGGATTTAGTACATTAATTGATATTCTAGGTTCAACTGTAATTGGCGGACTGCTTCTTTTAATTCTATTTAGAATGAACGACACCGCTGTAGAAAATAATTATCTCTATAGCGGCGAAAGAATTGTACAACAAAACCTGGTTGAGATTGTGAAGTTGATTGAATATGACTTCAGGAAAATTGGCTATTGTTACGACTGGACGAAGTTAGCTGACCCTAGTATGGTAATTCTTGCCGCAACTAATAACCGAATCACTTTTTTAACCGATTTTATTTCAAGCGCAAATCCTTATGGCGATGGAGTCGTTGATACTTTAACTTATTATCTTGGTAATAAATCTGACCTTACCGTAACACCAAACCCTAATGATATGATTCTTTACAGATTGGAAAACCAAACTAAATTAGTTAGTTCAGGAAAAGCAATGGGCTCTAACCTGGGAGTTACTGAATTTAACTTAACATATTTTGATGCCTCTGGAGATAGAATTACTAGTATGCCTAAAGCTCCACCATTTGGCATTGCTTCTATTCAACTTGATATTGCGGTTGAAAATCCAGCCGCTTATGGCAATGATTATTCGGTTGACCGCAAGGTAATTTGGCGGCAAATTCGTTTAGCATCACGAAATTTTATGATTAGGTAAGGAAAATATTATGGGCGGCAAAGCATCTTTATTTTTGATACTTGGATTCAGTTTAATTTTTATGACTGCCGGTAATCACTTTCATAGAATGGCGCTCGAAACAACCGATAATGCTGTGTCATACTATAATCAATCCAAAGCAAATTATATTGCAAATACTGGCGTTAATATGGTAATTAATAAATTATTTCTTGATGCCGCCCAAGTTGATGGTACTTTTAATTATAATTTCGATGCCGGTAGTTGCGTTGTTACTCTATCAACTATAAATGCCTATCAAAATATAAGACAGCTTCTTGCTGTAGGAACTTTCAACAATACTACAAAAACAATTCGAATAGTCCTAAAGCCAAGTCTCTTTTCAAAATATGCATACTTTTCAAACAGTGAGGGAACTAATATTAACTGGACAACCGCAGATACTGTATGGGGACCCTTTCATACAAATGGTGATTTAAGAGTTAATGGCTATCCCGTTTTTCATGGCAAAGTATCTGTCGGAGGTAAAGAGGTAAAAGTTTCTGGCAAAGCAAAGTACCTGGGTGGTTTTCAAAAAGGGATTAATATTGCTATTCCAACAAATGGAGTTACTGCTGTTGGCGGTAATGCCGAAGCCTCCGCGATATTTACCGGCAAGCCTTTAATCTATTTAGATTTTAGAGGTGACAGTATCCGTTATCGGTTTAATACAACAAGCGCATGGACTTATAAATTAGCTTCTACATTTGCGCCAAATGGAGTTATTTATGCTCAGGATGCTGAAGTACATGTGAGAGGAAATGTAAAAGGGCAATATTCGTTGGCCGTTTCCGGAACATCAGGTTCGACCGGACAAATTTTTATTGATGATAATATCTACTATAACACCGATCCCAGAACGAATCCTTCATCTACTGATATGCTCGGATTAGTAGCAAAAAGAAATGTAATCATTACAAATAATGCCGCAAATAATAGTGATGTTGTTATACAAGCTTCAGTATATGCTGAAACCGGTTCTTTTACCGCTCAAAATCACGACACCCGTCCCTATGCAGGAATAATTGACCTTTATGGGGGAATTACACAAAAAACAAGAGGCCCGGTTGGAATTATTGGAGGGGGCGGTATATCAAATGGATTTTCTAAAAGATACCGTTATGATGAAAGGTTACTAGTAAGTTATCCCCCATTCTTCCCAGGTTGCGGTTCATTCGAGGTGGTATCGTGGCTGGAATAATTCTATAATTTATTTTGATTTTTTAATAAACTGCATTAACTTCAATTCAAGTTTTATCGTTATTCCTTTGAAAAAGATATCAAATCATTACCACTTTAAGGAATTAAAATGGCAGATTTTGAAGAACTCAACATTAAAGAACCTGTAAAGACAGAGAGACCAAAATCCTTTTCTCCCTTCCAAATTATGTTTGATAAGATGACCGGGAACATGAATTTTGTTGGTACTTTCTTGGTAGTTTATGGAGTTCTCAACTGTCTTACTATTGTTGGTATGATCGTTGGTATTCCATTAATTTTTGCCGGGATACATCTGAAGAACTCCGCAGAACATTTTTCCTTTTTTCAGACCACCAGCGAGTCGAATTCAATGAAATCCGGTTTTGAATTCCAGGGAAAGTTTTTTAGAATTATTAAAATACTAATAATTATTTCTTTGGTGTTGATGCTGCTTTCATTAGCAATATTTGCATTTGCTCTTATTTTCTTTGCTAATCAGTTTTCAAATCAAAATACTCCTTATTAATAATCTGTTTTATTCTAATATTTCCTTTAATGCAGATTTTAAATTTGGATAGATAAACTTATATCCCAATTCAATTGTACGTTTTGGAGAAACATTTGCTCCGGTTAATATTACTTCAGCCGCCTCACCAATTACTAATTTCAGAACAAACTCCGGTACATTGAAATATGAGGGACGCTTCATCATTTTTCCCAGTACTTTACAGAATTCATTCATCCTTACAATATCCGGCGATACAGCATTAACAACTCCATTAATATTATTATCCAAAGAGAATAAAAACAAATCTACTACATCCTCAACATGAACCCATGGGAACCATTGATTACCGGAACCCAGTGCCCCTCCTACAAACAAACGAAAAGGTGTTAATAATTTAGCGAGTGCTCCTTCATTTTTATCAAGTACAATTCCAATTCGTACATTAACTCTACGCACATTTAGCATTTCAACTTTTACAGTTTCATTTTCCCATGCCTTCACTACATCAGCGAGAAAACCGGTTCCAACGTTTGATAATTCATCAACTTGAATTTCACTATTGCCATAATAACCTACAGCTGAAGCTCCAACTAATACCTTTGGACGATTTTCCATTTTGTAAATCGCATCAACAATAGATCGGGTTCCTATAATCCGGCTCTCCAATATTTTATTTTTGTGTTCATCGTTCCATCTTTTCCCCATAACATTTTCCCCCGCCAGATGAATTATCGCATCAACTCCCTCTAACTTTGTTTGAAGGTCTTTTGACTTTATATCCCATTCAACAAGATCTACATTTGCGGAGAAAAGACCTTTAGTTTTTTCAACAGATCTAGTAAGAACAAGTACTTGGTCTCCCCTATCAACTAATTTTTTAACAATTTTTTTCCCTATTAGTCCGGTGGCACCGGTTATTGCAACTTTCATATCACTTTCTCGGTTTTATTTCGTCGAAACATCAGTCGAGTTAAAAAAGTTTGAAATCCATTTTTATTAACTACCCAAATCACTTTTATTACTCACATATGATTATTATAATTAAGTCGTAAATAAGGATTATTTATGAAATTTTTTATTTCAATTTTTCTCCTTCTCATAATTAACGCCACATATGCGCAAAAGTATATTATAAAAGGGAAAGTTACCGATGCGGGCACTTCCCAGCCATTGAGCTTTGCCAATATAAGAATTGATAAATCAACTTTGGGAACCGCAGCAAGCATTGAGGGAGCATTTGAGCTTCGGCTTGATCAAGGTAACTATAAAATTATTGCTTCGGTATTGGGTTATAAGTCGGATACTCTTTCGGTAAATCTAAATTCAAATGTTTCAAAAGATTTTGCTCTTGAACAAATAAGTATTAGGCTATCAGAAGTAACTGTTTTACCTGGCATAAATCCCGCACTCGAGATAATAAGACGAGCCATCATCTCGAAACATGAAAGAAATGAGAAATTGGAATCATATGTATTCAACGCATTCACAAAAGGATTAGTTAAAACAACGCAAGATTTTAGATCTTCAGGTGGTTCAGCTTCAATTTCAATTGGGACGAGGGATACAGGAGCGCTTAAAATTACGGGGATAATTGAAAACGAGAGCAGAGGTTATTTTAAAAAACCTAACCAATATAAAGATGAAATTATTGCGCGGAAACAAACGGCTAATACGCCATCGAGCATAAATATATTAACAGGCGGACGCTTACTTCAAAATTTTTATACCGATGATATTCAATTTTTCGATAGACCATTATTAAGTCCTATTGCCGATGACGCACTCGATTTTTACTATTATATTATTGAAGATACTCTAGCAATTGATAATCGCAACATTTTTCAGATATCATTCGAGCCAATTAATCCTTCGGATGCCGGTTTTTGGGGAAAAGTATTTATTGCTGATTCTTCATTTACTCTTGTAAAACTGGATTTGCACCTCACGGATGCAGCTAATCCAGGCAGATTGTTTAATAAGATTAATATTCTTCAACAATTTTCCAGTTACGATCACAATATTCCAATGCCGATTGATTACCGAATTTTTGTTGAAGGAAATTTTCTCGGATTGGCAAAATTCGGGTTTGAGCTTAATTCCATTTTCTATGATTATCAAATTAATCCCAATCTTGATGATAATATTTTTGGCAGACTTGTGATAAAAGTAATGCCCGATGCTGATAAAAAAGATTCTACTTACTGGAAAACAACTCAAACAATTCCTAATTCAATGGAAGAATTGTTTTCCTATAAACGTATCGATAGTTTGGAAGCCGTCCCACGATCAATGGCAGATAATTTCTCCCTTCTTTCTTTTTCGTGGCGACTGAATGATTACTTTTCTGTATTCGGTCCATTAAGGATTTACTCATTCAATAGAGTTGAGGGGCACGGAGTAAATTTTGGAGTTAATTTAACCCGTGCGTTAGAAAAAAGATTATCTGGAAATTTAGATTTAGGTTATGGGTTTAGTGATAAAAAAT
Coding sequences:
- a CDS encoding cytochrome c yields the protein MTNAQKWIAAFLGLFLLLFILGRVTKKEDDYATLPENYTNEPAAQSQELDGLALIKKNNCTTCHGGELQGTKMGPALANLQENWSRDNLINYLRNPSSYSGDSRFKEYKITYKNIMMPSYGNLDVKDLGKMTDYLLSK
- a CDS encoding N-acetylmuramoyl-L-alanine amidase, giving the protein MNKSKILILIFFISSLLQAQRLYKVTVDNEGVPSNLSFITRNGVDYVSSRELTVLMGASIFYNEETAKVELKFSDYIIKFTAKSNFIVITNRTDKSFNTFQIFTAPLLLKDDIFIPLNASLEYLAAVHGKMLDYNDRTKKLTLTKNIVNYSSLFTKSQPDQPNKKDSAPVKSASSFSKYDIENILIEEKSNGTLIRFKTNKKLNIPRNSIGNGILFVFFPNISVIPGLAEKVIPAGLVKSVKQTLMPQNITQLEFLLNEGYSGADSFIEPESNDIVITLRNQLFVGSKETTDQKKKWLFDVIVIDAGHGGKDPGAIGVTGVREKDINLAIALKLGGLIQQNLPEVKVVYTRKTDQFVELYKRGKIANENEGKLFISIHCNSTVQKDIAHRGFEVYLLRPGRTESAIKIAEFENSVIKYEENPDRYQKLTDENFILVSMAHSQYMRFSEKFSDLLNSDWKKYTSIPSLGIKQAGFYVLVGASMPSVLIETGFLSNRKDETYLASTKGQNEIATAIYKAIARYKEYYDKEITLQ
- a CDS encoding isoprenylcysteine carboxylmethyltransferase family protein; the protein is MDPINLITAINLFVSISANWSGAKKGIKTSLTKLVERPKSYLQKVPPNISALILIITILGIFDIGSLPQNIKEEYANLRIIGLLMFIIFSWVQVLSFKSLKSYYSQDVVILKEHKLITKGIYGFVRHPQYISQILSDFGAGLALMNFLIMPLAIFVELPLFMLRAKLEEKMLADHFGEEFKLFKKKSGFIFPFIG
- a CDS encoding DUF4900 domain-containing protein; translation: MGGKASLFLILGFSLIFMTAGNHFHRMALETTDNAVSYYNQSKANYIANTGVNMVINKLFLDAAQVDGTFNYNFDAGSCVVTLSTINAYQNIRQLLAVGTFNNTTKTIRIVLKPSLFSKYAYFSNSEGTNINWTTADTVWGPFHTNGDLRVNGYPVFHGKVSVGGKEVKVSGKAKYLGGFQKGINIAIPTNGVTAVGGNAEASAIFTGKPLIYLDFRGDSIRYRFNTTSAWTYKLASTFAPNGVIYAQDAEVHVRGNVKGQYSLAVSGTSGSTGQIFIDDNIYYNTDPRTNPSSTDMLGLVAKRNVIITNNAANNSDVVIQASVYAETGSFTAQNHDTRPYAGIIDLYGGITQKTRGPVGIIGGGGISNGFSKRYRYDERLLVSYPPFFPGCGSFEVVSWLE
- a CDS encoding TIGR01777 family oxidoreductase, with protein sequence MKVAITGATGLIGKKIVKKLVDRGDQVLVLTRSVEKTKGLFSANVDLVEWDIKSKDLQTKLEGVDAIIHLAGENVMGKRWNDEHKNKILESRIIGTRSIVDAIYKMENRPKVLVGASAVGYYGNSEIQVDELSNVGTGFLADVVKAWENETVKVEMLNVRRVNVRIGIVLDKNEGALAKLLTPFRLFVGGALGSGNQWFPWVHVEDVVDLFLFSLDNNINGVVNAVSPDIVRMNEFCKVLGKMMKRPSYFNVPEFVLKLVIGEAAEVILTGANVSPKRTIELGYKFIYPNLKSALKEILE
- a CDS encoding carboxypeptidase-like regulatory domain-containing protein, whose amino-acid sequence is MKFFISIFLLLIINATYAQKYIIKGKVTDAGTSQPLSFANIRIDKSTLGTAASIEGAFELRLDQGNYKIIASVLGYKSDTLSVNLNSNVSKDFALEQISIRLSEVTVLPGINPALEIIRRAIISKHERNEKLESYVFNAFTKGLVKTTQDFRSSGGSASISIGTRDTGALKITGIIENESRGYFKKPNQYKDEIIARKQTANTPSSINILTGGRLLQNFYTDDIQFFDRPLLSPIADDALDFYYYIIEDTLAIDNRNIFQISFEPINPSDAGFWGKVFIADSSFTLVKLDLHLTDAANPGRLFNKINILQQFSSYDHNIPMPIDYRIFVEGNFLGLAKFGFELNSIFYDYQINPNLDDNIFGRLVIKVMPDADKKDSTYWKTTQTIPNSMEELFSYKRIDSLEAVPRSMADNFSLLSFSWRLNDYFSVFGPLRIYSFNRVEGHGVNFGVNLTRALEKRLSGNLDLGYGFSDKKFKSRIAAQYLLGEYRTHSISFSAENSLNDLFNESVAFSKLTSTLTSWIGKYDERDYYYSRGFNIKYFGEVSEVLFLGFGLLNRTDKNAVNNSNFSFLNKHKTYNPNKNIFETRINAFTTSLRLDFRNFIEDGEFRRRSSFGDAYAIFSGDAIISNSSLLKSSLDFQLYRFTINSFFRTIESNPLNIILRGVYSNGPVPFQMMYSLPASTESASQDFIYRTLRPGDVYGDRVLSINLEQSLRDLPISWLNLEIFRKLQLNFGVHFGAAITQISEKSKNIMPHQFVEYKHPFYELGFSVGQAIFPVRIDFTWKLNYFGNNNFSVDINSPLF